From Algoriphagus sp. NG3, the proteins below share one genomic window:
- a CDS encoding mercuric reductase, with translation MPEDRTQTFDAIIIGSGQAGNPLAFALAKQKWKVAVVEKSVLGGTCVNTGCTPTKAYVASARAAWAINNAPNLGIQIPKPPKVDLKAIRQRKNKVVNEARSGLKKSMADSPQITLIRGTATFIDNTSLQVGSRVVKSNKIFINVGARSRIPEGFEEMEYLTNSSILQLDKIPDHLIIIGGSYIGLEFAQIFKRFGSKVTVLEMGNYLISREDQDTSEVVREILEKENIKVICGAKCLSGKNSKSGGVIVSFQQENSEKKISGSHLLIATGRTPNSDLLNPEKAGLKLDKWGYIEVDPKLETNVKGIFALGDCNGKGAFTHTSYNDFEIVQDQLFGEKKKSLKDRITNYALYIDPPLGRAGMTLEQAKKSGKKLLFARMPMKEISRAKEKGETYGKMEVIVDADSEQILGAAVLGTGGDEIIGSFLTAMYGRISYKTLMNSVQTHPTVTELIPTLLQQLKPIED, from the coding sequence ATGCCTGAGGACCGCACACAAACTTTTGACGCAATAATAATAGGATCCGGACAAGCAGGAAATCCGCTTGCCTTTGCCTTGGCTAAGCAAAAATGGAAAGTAGCTGTTGTAGAAAAGTCTGTATTGGGAGGCACCTGTGTCAACACCGGATGTACCCCTACCAAAGCTTATGTAGCAAGTGCAAGAGCCGCTTGGGCAATTAACAACGCACCAAACCTGGGAATTCAAATACCCAAACCGCCCAAAGTGGATCTTAAAGCCATCCGACAACGGAAAAATAAGGTTGTCAATGAAGCTAGGAGTGGACTGAAAAAATCCATGGCTGATTCTCCGCAAATCACCTTGATCCGCGGAACAGCCACATTCATAGACAATACTAGTTTGCAAGTAGGTTCCAGAGTGGTAAAATCTAATAAAATCTTCATTAATGTAGGCGCCAGAAGCCGAATTCCGGAGGGATTTGAAGAGATGGAATACCTGACAAATTCCTCAATTTTACAGCTTGATAAAATCCCCGATCACCTGATTATCATAGGTGGTAGCTACATAGGTCTGGAATTTGCGCAGATTTTCAAGAGGTTTGGATCAAAAGTGACCGTGCTGGAAATGGGAAACTATCTGATATCCAGAGAAGATCAGGATACTTCTGAAGTAGTCAGGGAGATTTTAGAAAAAGAAAATATTAAGGTCATCTGTGGTGCTAAATGTCTAAGTGGCAAAAACTCGAAATCCGGAGGGGTAATTGTCTCCTTTCAGCAAGAGAATTCTGAGAAGAAAATAAGTGGATCCCACCTGCTGATTGCCACGGGAAGAACGCCCAACTCAGATTTGTTAAACCCTGAAAAAGCAGGCCTTAAGTTGGATAAATGGGGATATATAGAGGTGGATCCAAAACTTGAAACGAATGTAAAGGGGATCTTTGCGTTGGGAGATTGCAATGGAAAAGGAGCATTTACGCATACATCTTACAATGACTTTGAGATTGTGCAGGATCAGCTTTTCGGAGAAAAGAAAAAGAGCTTAAAAGACCGGATTACTAACTATGCACTATACATCGATCCACCGCTTGGGCGGGCAGGTATGACTCTTGAGCAGGCTAAGAAATCAGGCAAAAAGCTGTTATTCGCAAGAATGCCAATGAAGGAAATTTCCCGGGCAAAAGAGAAGGGGGAAACTTATGGAAAGATGGAAGTCATCGTTGATGCTGATTCAGAACAGATTCTGGGAGCAGCAGTTTTGGGAACTGGAGGGGATGAAATTATCGGGAGTTTTCTTACTGCGATGTATGGGAGAATCAGCTATAAAACCCTCATGAATTCAGTACAAACGCATCCTACCGTCACCGAACTTATTCCCACTCTTCTCCAGCAACTGAAGCCAATAGAAGATTAG